From Callithrix jacchus isolate 240 chromosome 15, calJac240_pri, whole genome shotgun sequence, one genomic window encodes:
- the LOC118147924 gene encoding uncharacterized protein LOC118147924: MVTWQEERLREWGSYDHQSTLGPLSRHLPDPPWSCPRQQKGLTNSAIPHLQRDRRTAHICSACQSVGNRPSRFALLLSSQGAPQRRSHRSFPLRGECGPNSQDRNRPPLARAAPARLHRGPDPFHPGSPGPRRPGPESRTHHPAGPRGMRALRRAPTAPGQALRAAASPRVWRSRSCYPETEGRKTAPAARPSRAALPPPGTKETKPRRPGPAPLLPPRPPGHPPPAAARARPEAAGRAGRAAPSRPGPRIPALQSRRRPRAGDPTPPARGREGGRLHPSCRHGNAGRPGDEEGTPGATAAPPRRPHLPAALELELGAFSVARGRGGGSRSAPASAGGTAPRPLPAPPEPGRTRVPHLLGPFCLRLAWPRAQSSLSFPSPAPMVIPLNFLYLNSEAPCFFPAHLALPTRLPSSQSLLPAPTSGCWRRAWALDLACTIN, translated from the exons ATGGTCACCTGGCAGGAAGAGAGGTTGAGAGAGTGGGGCTCATATGACCACCAGAGCACCCTGGGGCCACTG AGCAGGCACCTCCCGGACCCCCCGTGGAGCTGTCCCCGACAACAAAAGGGGCTCACAAACTCCGCCATTCCGCACCTGCAGAGGGACCGTAGGACAGCCCACATTTGCTCTGCCTGCCAGTCAGTGGGAAACCGGCCTTCCCGTTTCGCCCTCCTGCTCAGCTCCCAGGGTGCACCACAGAG GCGGAGCCACCGGAGTTTCCCTTTGCGCGGAGAGTGTGGTCCCAACTCTCAGGACCGAAACCGCCCACCACTCGCCCGGGCTGCCCCTGCCCGGCTGCATCGAGGCCCCGACCCTTTCCACCCCGGGAGCCCGGGTCCTCGCCGCCCCGGCCCCGAGTCCCGCACTCACCACCCGGCCGGGCCCCGCGGGATGCGCGCGCTGAGGCGGGCGCCGACCGCTCCGGGTCAGGCTCTGCGCGCGGCCGCTTCCCCCCGGGTCTGGCGGAGCCGCAGCTGTTACCCGGAGACCGAGGGGCGGAAAACTGCGCCCGCTGCCCGCCCCTCCCGCGCGGCGCTGCCACCGCCGGGAACAAAGGAGACAAAGCCGCGTCGGCCGGGCCCGGCTCCGCTCCTTCCCCCTCGCCCGCCGGGCCACCCTCCCCCCGCCGCCGCCCGGGCCAGGCCGGAAGCAGCCGGGAGAGCCGGGCGCGCGGCCCCGAGCCGCCCGGGACCCCGCATTCCAGCCCTGCAGTCTCGGCGTCGGCCGAGGGCGGGGGACCCGACCCCTCCCGCACGGGGCAGGGAAGGGGGCAGACTGCACCCCAGCTGTCGCCATGGCAACGCGGGTCGTCCGGGGGATGAGGAGGGAACCCCTGGAGCCACGGCTGCCCCGCCCCGCCGACCTCACCTGCCCGCCGCGTTGGAACTGGAACTGGGAGCTTTCTCGGTTGCGAGGGGCCGAGGCGGGGGGTCGCGCTCCGCTCCCGCAAGTGCTGGTGGAACAGCGCCCCGGCCTCTTCCCGCCCCGCCAGAGCCGGGTCGCACCCGGGTCCCTCACCTGCTTGGCCCGTTCTGCCTGCGCCTGGCCTGGCCCCGCGCCCAGagctccctttcctttccttccccggCTCCGATGGTCATCCCCCTCAACTTTCTTTACCTGAACTCCGAGGCGCCTTGTTTCTTCCCTGCGcacctggccctgcccaccaGACTCCCCAGCAGCCAATCCCTCCTTCCGGCCCCCACCTCTGGCTGTTGGagaagagcatgggctttggaccTGGCTTGCACCATCAACTAA
- the CCDC51 gene encoding mitochondrial potassium channel isoform X2, whose protein sequence is MMGRSPGFAMQHIVGVPHVLVRRGLLGRDLFMTRTLCSPGSSQPGEKRPEEVALGLHHRLPALGRTLGHSIQQRVTSTAKTWWDRYEEFVGLNEVREAQGKVTEAEKVFMVARGLVGEARENLEVHQAKLKETRDRLDRVSREDSQYLELATLEHRMLQEEKRLRMAYLRAEDSEREKFSLFSAAVRESHDKERTRAERTKNWSLIGSVLGALIGVAGSTYVNRVRLQELKALLLEAQKGPVSLQEAIREQASSYSLQQRDLHNLMVDLRGLVHAAEAGQGSGSQAGTPPTRDKDVDVLSAALKEQLSHSRQVHSCLDGLQDRLDGLEKTCSQMAGVVQLVKAAAHPGLMEPADGAMPSSLLEQGSMILALSDMEQRLEAQVNRNTIYSTLVTCVTFVATLPVLYMLFRAS, encoded by the exons ATGATGGGGCGCAGCCCTGGGTTTGCCATGCAGCACATCGTGGGTGTGCCCCACGTACTGGTTCGGAGGGGCCTCCTTGGAAGGGACCTCTTTATGACCAGGactctctgcagcccaggctccaGCCAGCCCGGAGAGAAAAGACCTGAGGAGGTGGCCCTCGGGCTGCATCACCGCCTTCCAGCACTGGGAAGAACCCTGGGTCACAGCATTCAGCAACGAGTGACCTCCACAGCCAAGACTTGGTGGGACAGATATGAAGAGTTCGTAGGACTCAATGAGGTTCGAGAGGCCCAGGGAAAGGTGACAGAG GCAGAGAAAGTGTTCATGGTGGCTCGAGGGCTTGTTGGAGAGGCTCGGGAGAACTTGGAAGTTCACCAGGCTAAGCTGAAGGAAACGAGGGACCGCTTGGACCGTGTCTCCAGGGAGGACAGTCAGTACTTGGAACTGGCCACTCTCGAGCACAGGATGCTGCAG GAGGAGAAGAGGCTTCGCATGGCTTATCTGCGTGCAGAAGACTCTGAGCGTGAGAAGTTCTCCCTCTTCTCTGCGGCTGTGCGGGAAAGTCATGACAAGGAGCGCACAAGGGCTGAGAGGACCAAGAACTGGTCCCTCATTGGCTCAGTCCTGGGGGCCCTGATTGGTGTGGCTGGCTCCACCTATGTGAACCGTGTCCGGCTACAGGAGCTGAAGGCCTTACTCCTGGAGGCACAGAAGGGGCCTGTGAGTCTTCAGGAGGCCATTCGAGAACAGGCATCTAGCTACTCGCTCCAGCAGAGGGACCTCCACAATCTCATGGTGGACTTGAGGGGCCTGGTACATGCTGCTGAGGCAGGGCAGGGTTCTGGGTCACAGGCAGGTACTCCCCCGACCAGAGACAAAGATGTAGATGTCCTTTCAGCTGCCTTGAAAGAGCAGCTCAGTCATTCCAGGCAGGTCCATTCATGTTTAGATGGTTTACAAGATCGGCTTGATGGCCTAGAAAAGACTTGTAGCCAAATGGCTGGAGTGGTTCAGCTTGTAAAGGCTGCAGCACACCCAGGCCTGATGGAACCAGCAGATGGGGCTATGCCCAGCTCCCTGCTGGAGCAGGGGAGCATGATCTTGGCACTGTCGGACATGGAGCAGAGACTAGAAGCCCAAGTCAACAGGAACACCATCTACAGCACCCTGGTCACCTGTGTGACATTTGTGGCCACACTACCTGTGCTCTACATGCTATTCAGGGCCAGCTAA
- the CCDC51 gene encoding mitochondrial potassium channel isoform X4 has product MVARGLVGEARENLEVHQAKLKETRDRLDRVSREDSQYLELATLEHRMLQEEKRLRMAYLRAEDSEREKFSLFSAAVRESHDKERTRAERTKNWSLIGSVLGALIGVAGSTYVNRVRLQELKALLLEAQKGPVSLQEAIREQASSYSLQQRDLHNLMVDLRGLVHAAEAGQGSGSQAGTPPTRDKDVDVLSAALKEQLSHSRQVHSCLDGLQDRLDGLEKTCSQMAGVVQLVKAAAHPGLMEPADGAMPSSLLEQGSMILALSDMEQRLEAQVNRNTIYSTLVTCVTFVATLPVLYMLFRAS; this is encoded by the exons ATGGTGGCTCGAGGGCTTGTTGGAGAGGCTCGGGAGAACTTGGAAGTTCACCAGGCTAAGCTGAAGGAAACGAGGGACCGCTTGGACCGTGTCTCCAGGGAGGACAGTCAGTACTTGGAACTGGCCACTCTCGAGCACAGGATGCTGCAG GAGGAGAAGAGGCTTCGCATGGCTTATCTGCGTGCAGAAGACTCTGAGCGTGAGAAGTTCTCCCTCTTCTCTGCGGCTGTGCGGGAAAGTCATGACAAGGAGCGCACAAGGGCTGAGAGGACCAAGAACTGGTCCCTCATTGGCTCAGTCCTGGGGGCCCTGATTGGTGTGGCTGGCTCCACCTATGTGAACCGTGTCCGGCTACAGGAGCTGAAGGCCTTACTCCTGGAGGCACAGAAGGGGCCTGTGAGTCTTCAGGAGGCCATTCGAGAACAGGCATCTAGCTACTCGCTCCAGCAGAGGGACCTCCACAATCTCATGGTGGACTTGAGGGGCCTGGTACATGCTGCTGAGGCAGGGCAGGGTTCTGGGTCACAGGCAGGTACTCCCCCGACCAGAGACAAAGATGTAGATGTCCTTTCAGCTGCCTTGAAAGAGCAGCTCAGTCATTCCAGGCAGGTCCATTCATGTTTAGATGGTTTACAAGATCGGCTTGATGGCCTAGAAAAGACTTGTAGCCAAATGGCTGGAGTGGTTCAGCTTGTAAAGGCTGCAGCACACCCAGGCCTGATGGAACCAGCAGATGGGGCTATGCCCAGCTCCCTGCTGGAGCAGGGGAGCATGATCTTGGCACTGTCGGACATGGAGCAGAGACTAGAAGCCCAAGTCAACAGGAACACCATCTACAGCACCCTGGTCACCTGTGTGACATTTGTGGCCACACTACCTGTGCTCTACATGCTATTCAGGGCCAGCTAA
- the CCDC51 gene encoding mitochondrial potassium channel isoform X3: MPALSSQQAEKVFMVARGLVGEARENLEVHQAKLKETRDRLDRVSREDSQYLELATLEHRMLQEEKRLRMAYLRAEDSEREKFSLFSAAVRESHDKERTRAERTKNWSLIGSVLGALIGVAGSTYVNRVRLQELKALLLEAQKGPVSLQEAIREQASSYSLQQRDLHNLMVDLRGLVHAAEAGQGSGSQAGTPPTRDKDVDVLSAALKEQLSHSRQVHSCLDGLQDRLDGLEKTCSQMAGVVQLVKAAAHPGLMEPADGAMPSSLLEQGSMILALSDMEQRLEAQVNRNTIYSTLVTCVTFVATLPVLYMLFRAS, translated from the exons GCAGAGAAAGTGTTCATGGTGGCTCGAGGGCTTGTTGGAGAGGCTCGGGAGAACTTGGAAGTTCACCAGGCTAAGCTGAAGGAAACGAGGGACCGCTTGGACCGTGTCTCCAGGGAGGACAGTCAGTACTTGGAACTGGCCACTCTCGAGCACAGGATGCTGCAG GAGGAGAAGAGGCTTCGCATGGCTTATCTGCGTGCAGAAGACTCTGAGCGTGAGAAGTTCTCCCTCTTCTCTGCGGCTGTGCGGGAAAGTCATGACAAGGAGCGCACAAGGGCTGAGAGGACCAAGAACTGGTCCCTCATTGGCTCAGTCCTGGGGGCCCTGATTGGTGTGGCTGGCTCCACCTATGTGAACCGTGTCCGGCTACAGGAGCTGAAGGCCTTACTCCTGGAGGCACAGAAGGGGCCTGTGAGTCTTCAGGAGGCCATTCGAGAACAGGCATCTAGCTACTCGCTCCAGCAGAGGGACCTCCACAATCTCATGGTGGACTTGAGGGGCCTGGTACATGCTGCTGAGGCAGGGCAGGGTTCTGGGTCACAGGCAGGTACTCCCCCGACCAGAGACAAAGATGTAGATGTCCTTTCAGCTGCCTTGAAAGAGCAGCTCAGTCATTCCAGGCAGGTCCATTCATGTTTAGATGGTTTACAAGATCGGCTTGATGGCCTAGAAAAGACTTGTAGCCAAATGGCTGGAGTGGTTCAGCTTGTAAAGGCTGCAGCACACCCAGGCCTGATGGAACCAGCAGATGGGGCTATGCCCAGCTCCCTGCTGGAGCAGGGGAGCATGATCTTGGCACTGTCGGACATGGAGCAGAGACTAGAAGCCCAAGTCAACAGGAACACCATCTACAGCACCCTGGTCACCTGTGTGACATTTGTGGCCACACTACCTGTGCTCTACATGCTATTCAGGGCCAGCTAA